Proteins from a genomic interval of Clostridium sp. 'deep sea':
- a CDS encoding M14 family metallopeptidase: MSNTKISFDHYYKYDELTKYLHSISAEYPNLITLESVGQSYEGREIWALAITNKDSGCANNKPAIYIDGNIHAGEVTGSMVCLKLIDYLVNNFNTNEQITYTLNSKTFYVLPRVNPDGAELYLTTATKLRSSTRIYPDNTYTELPGLHPQDINNDNKILVMRVQDNKRGEWKKSNKDSRIMLPRRPGEHNGEFFHLYPEGLIKDYDNTSFDINRSPYGLDLNRNFPSNFKSEFIPGGPYPASEPEVKAIVDFIVNHKNIGLLNCFHTSGGFVFRNPYTYEDNEMDAEDLKATKEIAREYFHIAGYKDIKSNNFSTLTEWAYEHLGIIGYTTELWNRLERAGTTSEEYFNAKTPEEVENIYLKLLKWNDTELCRKGFIDWKKFNHPQLGDIEIGGWDFKYAVQNPPIHLLEQECYNGALWAISQLASMPDCKISNSELVKIDKDVYKITIYCENYGYLPSYITNKGKNIKAVEEDKLFITGDNFELISGDYETNIGFIEGYMNGQSKGYFAVGKPAKSSIKHDFIVKATNNTASVIIKLKSQRGGCDSVEIFLP, encoded by the coding sequence ATGAGTAACACTAAAATAAGTTTTGACCACTACTATAAGTATGATGAGTTAACTAAATATTTACATAGCATATCTGCTGAATACCCTAATTTAATCACCCTAGAGTCTGTAGGCCAGTCTTATGAAGGACGAGAGATTTGGGCATTAGCAATAACTAATAAAGATTCTGGTTGTGCTAACAATAAACCAGCAATTTATATTGATGGTAATATTCACGCTGGTGAAGTTACAGGTTCAATGGTATGTTTAAAGTTAATAGATTATTTAGTAAACAATTTTAATACAAATGAGCAAATAACTTATACTTTAAATAGTAAAACATTTTATGTTTTACCACGTGTTAACCCAGATGGAGCTGAACTATACCTTACTACAGCCACCAAACTACGTAGTAGTACCCGTATTTACCCTGATAATACCTATACAGAGCTACCTGGTTTACACCCACAAGATATTAACAATGATAATAAAATATTGGTAATGAGAGTTCAAGATAACAAACGTGGAGAATGGAAAAAATCTAATAAAGATTCTCGCATTATGTTGCCACGAAGACCTGGTGAACATAATGGCGAGTTCTTTCATCTTTACCCCGAGGGACTAATTAAGGACTATGATAATACTAGTTTTGATATTAATAGATCACCTTACGGTTTGGATTTAAATCGTAATTTTCCATCTAACTTTAAGAGTGAGTTTATACCTGGAGGTCCTTACCCTGCTAGTGAGCCTGAAGTAAAAGCAATAGTCGACTTTATAGTTAATCATAAAAATATCGGATTGTTAAATTGTTTTCATACCTCTGGGGGTTTTGTATTTAGAAATCCTTATACTTATGAAGATAACGAAATGGATGCAGAAGATTTAAAAGCAACTAAAGAAATAGCTAGAGAGTATTTTCATATTGCTGGTTATAAAGATATAAAGTCTAATAACTTCTCTACGTTAACTGAGTGGGCCTATGAGCATTTAGGTATTATTGGTTATACAACCGAACTATGGAACCGTTTAGAGCGAGCTGGCACAACCTCTGAAGAGTATTTTAATGCCAAAACTCCAGAAGAAGTTGAAAACATTTATCTAAAACTCTTAAAGTGGAATGATACTGAATTATGCAGAAAAGGTTTTATTGATTGGAAAAAGTTTAATCATCCTCAATTAGGAGATATAGAAATTGGTGGGTGGGACTTTAAGTATGCTGTGCAAAACCCTCCTATTCATTTATTAGAACAGGAATGTTATAACGGTGCCTTATGGGCCATTAGTCAGTTAGCTAGTATGCCAGATTGTAAAATATCAAATTCTGAGCTAGTTAAAATTGATAAGGACGTCTACAAAATAACTATCTATTGTGAAAACTATGGCTATTTGCCTAGCTATATTACCAATAAAGGTAAAAATATAAAGGCCGTTGAAGAAGATAAACTTTTTATTACAGGAGATAATTTTGAATTAATAAGTGGAGATTATGAAACTAACATTGGCTTTATTGAAGGCTATATGAATGGTCAGAGCAAGGGTTATTTTGCAGTAGGCAAACCCGCAAAAAGCTCTATTAAACATGATTTTATAGTGAAAGCTACTAATAATACTGCTTCAGTAATAATTAAGCTCAAGAGCCAACGTGGAGGCTGTGACAGTGTTGAAATCTTTTTGCCTTAA
- a CDS encoding YlbF family regulator — MNIYDKAYELADAIKDSGEWKEIQAAKAVLQNDKNAEKMYIEFRTKQMQLQQMQMAGQQISDEDKSTLQKQFEIILMNNDVKKLIDAENKFGVILEDVQKILFEAMSVQ; from the coding sequence ATGAATATATATGATAAAGCTTATGAACTCGCTGATGCCATAAAGGATAGCGGAGAATGGAAAGAGATTCAAGCAGCAAAGGCTGTTCTTCAAAATGATAAAAATGCTGAAAAAATGTACATTGAATTCCGTACAAAACAAATGCAATTACAGCAAATGCAAATGGCTGGTCAGCAAATAAGCGATGAAGATAAATCAACATTACAAAAACAATTTGAGATTATTTTAATGAATAATGATGTGAAAAAACTTATTGATGCTGAAAATAAATTTGGAGTTATTTTAGAAGACGTTCAAAAAATCTTGTTTGAGGCTATGAGTGTACAGTAA
- the ychF gene encoding redox-regulated ATPase YchF, protein MLSCGIVGLPMTGKTTVYNLLTKNEAETSAFFTGKTSTNIGIAHIPDKRLEYLSSIFEPKNTVYAELQVVDVAGLVKGSSSGAGVGNSFIEDIRQTDALIHVIRAFSDSDIPHSDNSINPMRDVETIDMELLFADLEFVEKRIERISKGKKITNEQKSELLVLKKLAAELEEGKPYYQIELNKDEVELMQNYTFLTDKPMILVVNVDEEQLLEDSYPGKKELESFAKERNMPLVVLSAKIEVEISALDKDDQIEFMQDLNILESGVFTLARTVYGLLNLISFFTVGKDECRAWTITNGLNAAQAAGKIHSDLERGFIRAETVAYQDFVDCGSIAFAKEKGLWRLEGRNYIVNDGDIISVRFNV, encoded by the coding sequence ATGTTATCATGCGGTATTGTTGGCTTACCTATGACAGGTAAAACAACAGTATATAATTTATTAACTAAAAATGAAGCTGAAACATCAGCTTTTTTTACTGGAAAAACATCAACAAATATAGGAATAGCTCATATTCCAGATAAACGTTTAGAGTATTTATCGTCAATTTTTGAACCTAAGAACACTGTTTACGCAGAGTTACAAGTAGTAGATGTAGCTGGTTTAGTAAAGGGATCAAGCAGTGGTGCTGGAGTTGGCAATAGCTTTATTGAAGATATTAGGCAAACAGATGCTTTAATTCATGTAATTAGAGCCTTTAGTGATTCAGATATACCTCATTCAGATAACAGTATAAACCCAATGAGAGATGTAGAAACAATTGATATGGAATTGTTATTTGCTGACTTGGAGTTTGTAGAGAAAAGAATTGAACGGATTTCTAAAGGAAAAAAAATAACAAATGAGCAAAAGAGCGAATTATTAGTACTAAAAAAACTTGCTGCTGAGCTTGAAGAAGGTAAACCCTATTATCAAATAGAATTAAATAAAGATGAAGTAGAGCTTATGCAAAACTACACTTTTTTAACAGACAAACCCATGATATTGGTTGTTAATGTAGATGAAGAGCAACTGCTAGAGGACAGCTATCCTGGTAAAAAAGAGTTAGAAAGTTTTGCAAAAGAACGCAATATGCCTTTAGTTGTTTTATCGGCCAAAATTGAGGTTGAGATATCTGCTTTAGATAAAGATGATCAAATTGAGTTTATGCAAGACCTAAATATATTAGAGTCGGGTGTTTTTACCCTAGCAAGAACTGTTTACGGATTATTAAACCTAATTAGTTTTTTTACCGTAGGTAAAGATGAGTGTAGAGCATGGACCATAACAAATGGTTTAAACGCTGCACAAGCCGCAGGTAAAATCCATTCTGATTTAGAGAGAGGCTTTATTAGAGCAGAAACAGTTGCTTATCAAGATTTTGTAGATTGCGGCTCCATTGCTTTTGCAAAAGAGAAAGGTCTTTGGAGACTTGAGGGTCGTAACTATATTGTTAATGATGGAGATATTATTAGTGTAAGATTTAATGTATAG